tgaatatttgctttcaattatttgccctagacttctgctttcagacgtagttatgtGTGAAGTTATTAGGagaactgataataatccaatgcagaggcaataatgtaatataatacattatttaatatatattatatatttacatatgtatatttatattgagaagccaagagtgtgcaaagctgtcatcaaggcaaaaggggGCTAATTTGAACAATCTAAAATATTCtggattttttaacaatgttttgtttactagagaattccatatgtgttcttttATAGTTTTGATGTATTTAGTAATGATCTACAATGTAGAcaattattaaaataaataaaaaccttcgaatgagaaggtgtgtccaaacctttgactggtactgtatatttatagttacaaccggccctttgagtgtaaccataatgctaatgtggcccgcgatgaaattgagtttgacaatcCTGTTTTAGAGGGTAAGAATAAGTCCCATGCCAATTTCACTGggagaaatatatatttatgaaaacattaagtaaaatctgtattcctatttacaaaccCTTCATACTGTTTTAAGTATTggtgttattgaatacaattaaattaaaaataatccctgcattgtttagttagttctaagtggggcagtttgagaatgtacaattggcccagtctcctgatgttacactgcaacctgcctgtgagacagagtccaaccataCAGTCCAACTGTGTccaacacatgtcctgcaatacatctGCCCAGCTGCTTAccgtttgtaaaagtaaataaatagtattttcatttcaataacgtactttctataccctgcttcataaacaatactgacatccttgTGCTCCCCCGAGTCTGTCTCAcagtccggggatgtgaggacagcgcgaggacacagacagggaggctgctttacttcataaaggaaatggcggtcaatattacaGAACAgtagctaaaacgcttaattgAGCCTTTGTGTCTTTCATCATGACTAAATGTCCTGGAACCAACTTCTCTGGCAGGAATGAGCACATTATTTTGTTGTAACTTGCCCTGTGTTTATATTGCAAGATCAAAATGAACGCAAACTTGAACAAGTATGGTCACAGCACGGTGTGGTAAGGGGTATTTAAAGCCTGTCCCCATTTGATATCACAAAAAATGCACCCCCACTTAACTCCCCTCACCCAGTTTGGCATTGCAGCTGGTGTGTCCCTTTGCAAAATACTCTCTAGTTTTATTAGATGTAAGATATTATTGGCATGAATATGAGAGAAAACAATATAGTCCTCAAAGACAGAAACAAACTTCAACGGGGAGATGATAAATAGGCCAGCAGATATGATGTACTTGTGTCAAAAGATTGACACCCTTGTCCACATACTTGTGTGCATTTTCCTGCCTTGTGGCTACCGTTCATGTTTTGGGCTGTCGATTTACTTCTTCTACCTTTCCCTATTGTCGTATAAACCAGTTGATTGATTCGAttttattttctaaatgaaCACATATTTAGCTTTAAAAGAGATGAGACACATGTATGTAGGCACATGTAGACAGGATGTATCCATTTATTAAATCAGCTGAAATAAAATCAGaaatttcaaaatggcttccagCAGTGATGTCATCGAGGCTTGACACCCTGGTGGGAGAGACATCACGAGTGGGGTGGTGACATCATAGTGTCAGCATGTGGGGGCCAGGGTTCTTCACAGGCGCACGCCACAAACAAAGGGTCTCAAATAGGTACAAGGAGCATCGTTGATACGATCTAGAGTTTAAGAGTtaggaaacaaacaaaatatcAATCACACAATTATTTGATGTGCACAATGTCAGAAATGGTCACAGTTTTCTAAAGCCTAACTTCACATTTTTAACAAGTACATTTGAATGGATCAGGTAGATCAAATTattaaaaagttacataatAGTATATCAATCTAATACTTTTTAGAGGATTCTACTCTTAATGTTATGTATAAATGAAATTCATAATCCAGATTATATAAGGTTATCAGTTACCAAAAATGACTTTTGTAACATGAATTTTAGGAGCTAAATTGACATTGCTGGTGGTAAACAGATTAGTGCATACCATTCCAGTTCATCATCAAGCAGTCTTCTAGACCCTGATCATTGTCGGGTTGGCCGGGAGCCCAGTTGTTGGCGACAAACTTGGTACCATCACTCCACATCCACAAGCCCTCCTAAAAAAAGTTTAATGATCAATTTAatccaatttaaaaaaaaaagctattTTACCCCATCCAACCATGCTGATAGTTCAGTGTCCAGATGTCAGCTTTACCTTGGTTCCATTATATTAAACAATCAAGTTAAGTGCAAATTTAATTACGAATATATTCAAGGTCAGGCTCAAAGGAGACGAACCCATTGCATCGTGTTTAATATTAAATTACTCACCTTTGCCAAGTCATTGCCTCCAATCCAAGTCTGTTCATTTGCGTTAGTCGCTGTGTTTACGATCTGTCTGATAAATGTGTACACCCCTTGGTTGGGGATTGAAGCCAGATGTCCACCAAGGGCAATGCAGTCCACCTAATATGCAACGTGTGGATTGAATAAAATAACATAAAGCAAGTGAGAGAAAAGCGAGAGTTAAATGAGGAAATAGAAGTGAGAACTCTATAAACATGTTGGTCAGTTATAACTCGCATTGTTCCTCGATGTACCTCTGCATCAGCCCAGGTCTTAGCAGCATGCTTGTACATGTAACAGTGATCTTCAAACAGAGTCCATCCAGAAGGGCAGGTCTTACATGGGACATAGCATGGCTTTTCTAAAGAGGATAAGGACATTCATTAATCTGGCATGGAATAAGTATGAGAGGAAAAGCTTTACAATGATATTTTATAGTTTGGGAGCAATTTAAAACCTCAAAGAAGTGCAGTAATCATTCTTCCTCTCCATATTGGTGGAGTgactaaaacatattttaaagtaATAATCCTTTAGGAGAAATCCCCTCGTTGTGTTACTATTCCTCACCAGCAGCTCAACAATTTAACAATGTAACAAAAACCTTAATTTTGGAGAATAATTAATTGTTAGAGCAGCAGGTAGAACAATTAACAATTAAGTCCCTTTATAATTACCAACCTTCTTTCTGTGCCTGTGAACACAAAGAAAAAATCATTATCAATGGATTAATATGAACTTAATTGTATATGTTATTCAATACCTTATTATAACCCTGAAGATCTTGGTATATTATAAATGTATTAGTGTGCGTAAAACTTACATTTGCTCCACTCCACAGTCCACTGGTCAAACAGAGGACCACAATGAAATGAAGACATGAAGCCATCTGAGTAAAGAAGCAGTATATTAATAAGTTAATGCATCATTTACAAGTATATTTAATGTCTTAATGTGTACCTCaattacaaaattaaaacaattCTAATTCAGAAATAGAGAAGAAAAGTAATATACACAAAAGTTTGTAGGTTTTACTGAAACAAGACATTGTAAAGCACCAGACATGAAAAGGTGATTTCACTTTTTCACAAGTGAAAACTAAACGTAATAATGAATTTATGATATCTCTTTCTGtaggtaagataagataagataaaataagatgaacctttattaatccccgaggggaaattcagttgtacaaagcagcaacagggtaagcgtgaaaaaaaaacagtacagcaaagattcacacagatcaataaaatctaaaatctaaaataaataacataaaatcaaggaaataatgataataataatagactataaaaataggagataaataaaaataagagtaaaataactgtcagcatatatacatatttcgtcatcatctaagttataaagtgcaTAATAAGTTAAAGTGACAAGTTAACATGGATTGTGAAAACAGTGTATATTTATGACCAgtgatttaatttgatttctttttcatcattaaccccttgttgtgcagcctgatggctacaggcacaaaggactgtccgaggcgcttggtgcgttgtggtggagggatgagtctgtggctgaacgtactcctcatcttcactagctctgcgtggagtgggtgggaggggttctcTAGGATGCTGTCGagcttcctcctcgtcctcccctctgccacctcctccaGATTGTCCAGTTGTACTCCAACTACAGAGCTAGCCTTCCTCACGAGCTTGTTCAGCCTGCCAGTGTCCctagtgtttgtgtttccaccCCAGCACACCACGGCAAAGAAGAGCACACTGGCCACCACAGACTGGTAGAACATCTGCAGCAGCCTCGTGCACACGTTGAAGGACATGAGCCTCGATCAAAACAGATGAAGCCATAATGAAAGAAAAGTATGAGAGCCTTACCTTGTTATGATGATCAGTTGAGGTTGCACTTGCAGCAGGTAGTAGGTAACAGGGTGACTTTGAGAGGGAAATCCAGAGTTTATACTTGGTTAGCAAGTCCTTTGTATACATATTGTGTAATCCTATTGGCTCGGACTTGAGGAAAACCAGAATGCTCTTTAAACAAGATATTGATCCACTGCCTGTTCAGCTATCAGCCACAGCATGTTCAACACACATTTAAACTCCAACATattcaaatatttttaaaaataattaacaACATGCGTACATTTTCATCCCACTATACCGTTTCACTGAGATAATATAATTTCGCAAACTTTCGCCTCTTGACACCATTGTTCTTACTGGACCCACAGTGAAACAAATTATTTATAACCTTCAGGTACACAAATGCAAAATACAGAAGCAATATAGCTATAAGCAATAAGCTATACAACTCTCACAGTATGTGTTATATCCATCCCTGCCTCCAAACGTATGTGTACTTTAGGTTAGCGGCCAGTGGTCATTGTTTACTGTTCTTGTGTTAAAAGGTGCTTTATAAATTAACTTGCCTTTCCTGGCTTTGATGCTCTGATATCGTCCAATATCCTGGACATATTGATGCTTAAGCATACAATGATATTTTAGTTAAGAGTGTtcttaatacttttgtacttcctAAGTACAAGCCAACAGATAACTCTACTGTGTACATAGCCAGGTCCATAAGAAATAACCCCATTTATAAAATCTGTTGGCATGCATTCATTCAATACCGGGCACTATTTACTCCTAACATTTGTCTTTATGTGGGACAGTCGAC
This Pseudochaenichthys georgianus chromosome 7, fPseGeo1.2, whole genome shotgun sequence DNA region includes the following protein-coding sequences:
- the LOC117449758 gene encoding galactose-specific lectin nattectin-like is translated as MSFNVCTRLLQMFYQSVVASVLFFAVVCWGGNTNTRDTGRLNKLVRKASSVVGVQLDNLEEVAEGRTRRKLDSILENPSHPLHAELVKMRKKPCYVPCKTCPSGWTLFEDHCYMYKHAAKTWADAEVDCIALGGHLASIPNQGVYTFIRQIVNTATNANEQTWIGGNDLAKEGLWMWSDGTKFVANNWAPGQPDNDQGLEDCLMMNWNDRINDAPCTYLRPFVCGVRL